A stretch of the Chitinivibrionales bacterium genome encodes the following:
- a CDS encoding rhomboid family intramembrane serine protease: LKSLVLFAIYNLSIGAAVPFIDNSAHLGGLACGLILGAVLARHLTSAPEERASWRRWVFIVGAVVLFAMFELIRKSVVHA, from the coding sequence CTCAAAAGCCTTGTGCTGTTCGCGATTTATAACTTGTCAATCGGAGCAGCCGTGCCCTTCATTGACAATTCCGCGCACCTCGGGGGTTTAGCCTGCGGATTGATCCTGGGTGCGGTATTAGCGCGGCATTTGACTTCAGCGCCGGAGGAAAGAGCCTCCTGGCGGCGATGGGTGTTTATCGTGGGCGCGGTCGTGCTCTTTGCAATGTTTGAGCTGATTCGCAAATCTGTTGTTCATGCCTGA